A window from Dermacentor variabilis isolate Ectoservices unplaced genomic scaffold, ASM5094787v1 scaffold_16, whole genome shotgun sequence encodes these proteins:
- the LOC142568065 gene encoding uncharacterized protein LOC142568065: protein MAQASLSPLLLIFFLLAPTALLTPRVAAAVAPWWAEQASPAGLTVQRRSPPALDLQAALLAALPTGDLCPSHAGVRDLCQQCAKVTKDPKAFRMCCSNTREARTWCASFLDFGLN, encoded by the coding sequence GCATCTCTGTCCCCCCTGCTGCTCATCTTCTTCCTATTGGCTCCCACGGCTCTCCTGACACCCAGAGTGGCGGCAGCAGTCGCCCCCTGGTGGGCGGAGCAGGCATCTCCGGCGGGGCTGACCGTCCAGCGTCGTTCGCCGCCGGCGCTGGACCTCCAGGCGGCGCTTCTGGCAGCGCTGCCCACCGGTGACCTGTGTCCTTCACACGCCGGCGTGCGGGACCTCTGCCAACAGTGCGCCAAGGTGACCAAGGACCCCAAGGCGTTCCGCATGTGCTGCAGTAACACACGCGAAGCACGTACCTGGTGCGCTAGCTTCCTCGACTTCGGACTCAACTAA